The sequence below is a genomic window from Uranotaenia lowii strain MFRU-FL chromosome 2, ASM2978415v1, whole genome shotgun sequence.
AGATACTCCTCTGTTCgctcatggaaaaaaaatcatgttccaAAGCACGAATTGAGTTCTGATAAATTAATATCTTAAAGTTTATTGACAAGAAAAAACCCAAACGAATAAATTTTGCAGTGATATTAGTCCGACTTTTTGAAAGAATTCGAAAACAACTAAGAACAATACCTTTGTTCCTTTGGATTAAGAAACTTTCAACAAGATCAattgaaaaatgagttttttaacAGGTCCTTCTTCAATCTTTTGAAGGAAactcaaatatttcaatatttcaataacCGTAAAActgggtaacattgatcaccggggtagctctAATCAACATTACACTTTTACACATAATCATCGATAACTCAGTCTAAATTTGGAatatcttaaaacatttttctacgtttaaaaacttaaatgttgagtttcaaattgggaaaaccctgatttgtttttgaaaatttcaaatgtaagtaaatatgttatttcaaaatcttgaaatattcattttttcgaaggctcttCCTGATGAATTCCAAGCGATTAGAAGCAGCAGGATGATTTATATGacggttcaacttttttcctttgtaaaTGTATAGTGTTggtgtagattttttttgttttttgaggtaaatttttaatatataaaaaaagaccGGAACGTTTTTCTAGAGTAAgtcagtctaggacaaaaggctagaaaccctatcaagtGGTAAAGTTTGGAGGAAACTTTAAAGgagaatagtgcgagggcctaaaaaattgaatgaaggccACATTATATTGTTTaatgtagttaaaattttataactaatgttaacaaatttagccattttatttatgcagcatcatggtccatttttcgattttaattgttgttactagcatttgtaaatattatgatcgtgttttgtatcatttatgatcaagaaaactcgttaaaaccgtcaaaatagagactaaTGAATGTTATCCCAAaccatcaaattctaaacaaagacgaaatcaatttttaaatctaatttaaagTAGTCAAATAAATTTCGGCAAGTATGTTTCacattcataggagtccagtactgattttttttcgtttatttaagGACCCTTTGaatactggttttaaaaatatgaaaaatgccaTATtctccttaacagaaaaaataatcgagaaatattgaaaaaaagtgatcaatcttaccccgttttacggtacctaggttggattttatttataaaaaaaaaaacttttcccgCGCGTACACAGGCCGACAAATCTGGGccaatttatctaaaaacctgtcaaaatctgggcatttgatttcaaattttcaacccaaatcACATCCGTGGAATTActctacaaaaatcaagaagatgAACATTGGaatcaacatttttcatcaaaacacattGGCAGATTTGgaatcgtattttaggtttCCAAAACATGGGGCACgtttctttgaataaaactcgctcaaaaaaaaattcattattggacataaaaatcaataaaaaaaataataactctattgagttttttgttGAATTCCAGATAACCGAGCCGGGCCGGgccatttcataattttgtattaattatCCAGGCAAGTCCAGCTATAACTGGACAATCTGGCAATTttacttatgattttttttctcgaacaatgtttgaataattgattcgttattttcaaatgaaaatttggggtAAGAACACGTCtcgaaaattcaacttttttcaataaaagattAAATTAAACGTcacaaattggcaaaattttgaGGTCTCTACAAACTTTTTGAGAGAAATTCAATGCCATTTTCAGAATGAAAATTGGTTCATGTGGTTGTGAGTTGCAGTCGGGTTAGGAATGCATTGTGACttcacaaaaattgattttagcattttttagaaaaaggtcaagacttttttcttcaacactattttaatatttatttaatacaaatttaaaacaaaatttaaattaatccaTTCAATtactgaatttaaataaaacttataaacttgatttttttttcgcataaacggggttgttttaaaactttctaaTAAAACCTCAGAACAATCGCGCTCGCTGAAAACTTGATTTGTGAAGAAACAAACTatcatcgattttttaaaataatgtttttgaattATAAGGCAGTAATCTGAATTCGAATGTAATCCTGCTTATAGCTTCTATACCTGCTAgcattatgtttaaaaaaataagtatccatgaaaaaaatctattattttttatcaaaaaaaaacataagtctattatacaaaacaaattattcataaaatagttttataaaaaGGTCCTAAACTGAAATTTTCACCTTAAAGTTTTATACTAGAAAATCCATAATCTCATAAAATCGCACGATAGGGACTTTGAAATGAATTACAaagttaaacaaattaaaatatgtacTTGAACAAtgtcccatgcaaaatttgggtcgGATCGTACTACGGGACCGAACCTGAAATTTATCTGTTATTATGTGGATTTTGTTCGAGAACGATAACAAACTGTTTTTCTTCAAGaattttggggatttttttttatttgagaacccatttcgattagagttaacAGTTATTTAGCTTTAGAGTTTAGAGTAAACAGTTATTTAGCTTTAGAAACGAGTTTTTAATCGTCAAATATCGACTGTTTTTACCGTGGATAGACCCCTcaaaagctaatttttgaaacatcaTATCTTTATATCATAACCCTAATTGAAATGGGGCCtcgggatgaaatatttgtcctaAAAAAAGCTTCGTGAAAAACTATAATGAAATGAAATCGGGCTGTAGAGACTTCAGAAATTGATGCAAAACTAGGTTTTCATGTTCATTCCGAAGAGAGTGAAGAAAAACTAGTGACATACTTGAAAAGATGTGCATTGTACGATGGAATCTAAGATTAGTATCATGTTAATTCTTAAGAACGAAGAGGGTGAAAGCTAAAGGTTAATccttctgaaaataaaaagtattaaaaacgAAAATGTTCATTCCGAATAAAATatctcataattccatacaaatttgactAGAAATATTTCACAATCAATAAGCGTCTAGGTTTTGATGCAAAACTTAGCCACATTTATAAGTCGAATTTTTGTTGAATCGttaaaagttgtattttttttttcaaagaacgaACATATTTCAAGTCACAACTACTTTGAACTGAcgcaaataaaaatacaacttCGAATATTAAAAGCATTTAATGATGTCATAAAAAGTGTTGTCAAAGTTTTGATTTCGACTTGAACATCATCTCGCTCAATTTTTATGTTTCGGTTTATTTCAACAGCCTCATTTTCACTCAATTAAAGGTTTGCGAGCTCCTTCTCATTCAGAACAAGAACTTTGCACAACAGGAACATATCAAAGTGCCTCGATTGTTTCAGCTTGACAGATCTCTGATGGATGGAGGATCACATCCAGTCCCATCCGTCGTCGTTTTTGTCTGAACATTCTAACGTCAACAAATCCCAACCCATCTCAGCTGAACATCAGGTGAATCGAAAACGAGCCTCATCGCGGAATTTTCGACGCCTCATCGGGCGCGCGTGGGGTCGTCAAATCAATTTTATCCAATTTGGGCTCAGAACCCGGTAGCAGTCACAGTTCGTCGCTTGACGCGGTAAGAGATCTTTCGTTTTTGCTTGCGGTGGTCCAGAACCGGAATTCGGGTTCtgttctttcattttttttttttggctgattGAATGTAATTAGTTTCGAAATGCGGTTGCTTTACGGAGCTGTACTTTTGGCGGTTTGGGCCTTTGCTGGGGTCCTGGCCGTTAAGCCATCGCCCCAAATTGACTTTACCGAAGTCGAAGATTTGAATGATAATCGTGGATTTGTGAGTGTGTACAAAAATTATCCCAAAATTCAAGTGACCGTTGATACATCCAAATTGAAACGGGTGTCTCAGCCGGAAAGTGAAGACAGCAGTTCCGGAAGTTCCGGTAGTTCCGGATCAGAATCAGTGGAAAGGCCATCGGTTGGTGTTAGAACTGATATCACGATTGAAATTTCCGAAGAAGCCATCAATGAAACAAACACAGTAGATGGGCGGGTAGACCTGGGGAAGAAAAATAATAACGGGAATGGATCGAAAAAGGGCAAGGGGAAAGCCAATCAGGACGACGAGGAGGAAGACAGTGAAGATGGTGACAATGCAAGTGTGCCAGTTTTCAAGGGGATGGCAGGTGTTCCGACGAAACCGACCAAAACTCCCAGACCTTCGACAACTGGTAGACCGGAAATCACTCTAAATGGCGATAAACCTAAGGATGTTCCACCGTTTATCTACAAAACCGACGAACGTCGACATGGAGGAGGCAATTATGACGGTTGGAATCGGTTCCATCCGAGTATCGCCGGTTTCTGGACTACGGAACGTCCATACTATCGGAGAATCGATTATGATCATAAAGGTACATTTGTTGCGCTATACTTTATAATACAGACTATAATTTGatcaatctttaaaaatttcaactactGAATTTATATTCGAATTATACAGCTAAGTTTAAGAGTACAAATAAGACTGATTAGTGCTGCTCATTCAAACGTActagaaattctaaattttgttccgagaaaaaatctggaagtaATGCTTAT
It includes:
- the LOC129747884 gene encoding uncharacterized protein LOC129747884, with protein sequence MRLLYGAVLLAVWAFAGVLAVKPSPQIDFTEVEDLNDNRGFVSVYKNYPKIQVTVDTSKLKRVSQPESEDSSSGSSGSSGSESVERPSVGVRTDITIEISEEAINETNTVDGRVDLGKKNNNGNGSKKGKGKANQDDEEEDSEDGDNASVPVFKGMAGVPTKPTKTPRPSTTGRPEITLNGDKPKDVPPFIYKTDERRHGGGNYDGWNRFHPSIAGFWTTERPYYRRIDYDHKGTPIYVPYHVSQHHPDPPPPSGGGSSNSGINWQKTCYCNVYPSSGHSYHHGSQQEPTPPSVPHNPWDRAPSNPVLPTPYSKRKNVDNKVDLPYKQHHD